A genomic stretch from Planctomycetaceae bacterium includes:
- a CDS encoding DUF1501 domain-containing protein produces MTSRAVRQDSILTNLSARRILRTRRSALRIGTMGFGGWTLSSLLQAEASSGLKSSRKSIINIHLDGGPPHLDTIDPKPHAPVEIRGEFDSLETTVPGLNVTELMPRVASIAHRFAFIRSLVGSAGAHDAFQCQSGYGAKDLQSLGGRPAVGCVISKLKGRSDDPAPAFIDLMQGRPLVRRSARPGFLGPSVQPFRPDISKMFHRELEPGMKGELSRLGDEHSIRLTLDADLSVERVDDRTALLTSLDRMRRDVDASGIMEAMDSFTQQAVGILMSGQLARAMDLENEDARTLARYTAPASDAGRQSTTSEGPDSIRKFLLARRLIEAGARCVSVSISDFDTHSDNFPRMRNLMPIVDFGLHALVTDLEERGILDDVSIVVWGEFGRTPRIDPKTGGRHHWPRVGPALLAGGGIRTGQVIGETDRLGDDVRSRPVHYKDIFATLYANLGIDARNITIPDPQGRPQYLLDDGTPLPELR; encoded by the coding sequence ATGACCTCCAGAGCCGTCCGTCAGGATTCAATCCTGACCAACCTGTCTGCCCGCCGAATTCTTCGCACACGCAGAAGCGCTCTCCGAATCGGAACGATGGGCTTCGGAGGCTGGACTCTATCGAGTCTGCTTCAGGCAGAAGCATCATCTGGCCTGAAATCGAGCCGAAAGTCGATCATCAACATTCATTTGGACGGTGGTCCGCCTCATCTGGATACCATTGACCCCAAGCCTCATGCACCTGTCGAAATTCGGGGCGAGTTTGATTCACTTGAAACGACAGTGCCAGGGCTGAATGTGACAGAGCTGATGCCTCGAGTAGCTTCGATCGCTCACAGATTTGCATTCATTCGAAGTCTGGTCGGTTCTGCCGGCGCGCATGACGCATTTCAGTGTCAAAGCGGGTATGGGGCCAAAGACCTGCAGTCTCTTGGAGGTCGTCCTGCGGTTGGCTGTGTCATCTCAAAATTGAAAGGCCGATCGGACGATCCGGCTCCGGCTTTTATTGATTTGATGCAGGGAAGACCGCTCGTTCGTCGAAGTGCCCGCCCGGGTTTTCTGGGTCCTTCAGTGCAGCCATTCCGTCCGGATATCTCGAAGATGTTTCATCGCGAACTCGAACCCGGAATGAAGGGAGAGCTTTCGCGGCTGGGTGACGAACACAGTATTCGACTGACGCTGGATGCAGACCTTTCGGTGGAGCGTGTGGATGATCGAACGGCATTGCTCACAAGCCTCGATCGAATGCGCCGTGATGTTGATGCTTCCGGAATTATGGAGGCTATGGATAGTTTCACGCAACAGGCCGTTGGAATCCTGATGTCAGGTCAGCTGGCACGGGCCATGGACCTTGAGAACGAAGACGCACGAACACTGGCCCGCTATACAGCACCCGCTTCTGATGCCGGTCGTCAGTCCACCACAAGTGAAGGTCCGGATTCGATACGCAAGTTCCTCCTTGCCCGCAGACTGATTGAAGCTGGAGCCCGTTGTGTCAGCGTTTCAATCAGTGACTTCGATACACATTCCGATAACTTTCCGCGCATGCGCAATCTGATGCCAATCGTTGATTTCGGACTGCACGCACTCGTCACAGACCTGGAAGAACGCGGGATACTGGATGACGTGAGCATCGTGGTCTGGGGCGAATTTGGCCGCACACCACGGATCGACCCAAAGACCGGTGGACGTCACCACTGGCCGCGAGTCGGCCCGGCTCTGCTCGCCGGCGGCGGAATACGCACCGGTCAGGTTATCGGCGAAACCGATCGGCTTGGCGACGACGTGCGATCACGCCCAGTGCACTACAAAGACATCTTTGCAACACTTTACGCCAACCTGGGCATCGACGCCCGCAACATCACCATCCCCGATCCGCAAGGCCGCCCACAATACCTGCTGGATGATGGCACGCCGCTACCGGAACTTCGCTGA
- a CDS encoding nucleotidyl transferase AbiEii/AbiGii toxin family protein has protein sequence MNVSREDEARSVLVETLNVLGAFREQLVVVGGWVPDLLYPGKQHVGSIDVDLAVTPDALANDAYSTIRARMSDAGFQHHSPPTHFTRVAGQHEIKVDLITGQYQTGQKVTAILVNELKINTLRGLDLAFEYSEVIEITGRMPNGAINTVQARVVLPEAFVLIKAFAMNDRLKAKDAYDVYFVASQYPGGPQQLGTRIAAMLPNGLVEEAIQILRSKFAQLDSIGPVQVAEVQEQQGFDAAQSQQAAYQYLRKMLTSMIQA, from the coding sequence ATGAATGTCAGCCGCGAAGACGAGGCACGTTCCGTACTGGTTGAGACACTCAATGTGCTTGGAGCATTCCGCGAACAGTTGGTTGTGGTCGGAGGCTGGGTCCCCGACCTGCTGTATCCGGGCAAACAGCATGTCGGCTCAATCGACGTGGATCTGGCCGTGACACCTGATGCACTGGCCAACGACGCCTACTCCACCATTCGTGCCCGAATGAGCGATGCAGGCTTTCAGCATCATTCTCCGCCGACACATTTCACTCGAGTTGCTGGTCAGCATGAGATCAAAGTGGATTTGATCACCGGGCAGTATCAGACCGGACAGAAAGTCACAGCGATTCTGGTCAACGAACTCAAGATCAATACCCTGCGCGGCCTCGACTTGGCCTTTGAGTACTCGGAGGTCATTGAAATCACAGGCCGGATGCCGAATGGTGCAATCAACACCGTGCAGGCTCGTGTTGTTTTGCCAGAAGCATTTGTGCTGATCAAGGCATTTGCCATGAACGATCGGCTCAAAGCCAAAGACGCCTACGACGTTTACTTCGTTGCCTCGCAGTATCCTGGTGGTCCACAACAACTGGGAACTCGAATTGCCGCCATGCTGCCGAACGGACTGGTTGAAGAGGCGATCCAGATCCTGCGAAGCAAGTTCGCACAACTCGACTCCATCGGGCCGGTTCAGGTTGCGGAAGTGCAGGAGCAACAGGGCTTCGATGCGGCCCAATCACAGCAAGCGGCGTATCAGTATTTGCGAAAGATGCTCACGTCGATGATTCAAGCATAG
- a CDS encoding type IV toxin-antitoxin system AbiEi family antitoxin → MALIANLHILLQEILETEAQLSGVHTVPAAHSDGHSFDFLLTAETPTGSRYSFAIEERQSLTPKAAESLFHRMAELAPDLVPLVFCPVITPRVADLARASGISWCDSAGNCRIQQTDPPLLIVRQGFKPVAQDISTGIDPFSVKSSRIVRALLSYPERDWSVQELVDHPDVQVSLGLVSKVRKTLTKDAYIADNVRGTQVRDPAGLLKAWSVAYRGPSSRHMYFALGEPAEIELRFLEWCRQNSLTATLSGFSAAWKIAPMVKTPVVTAYVDPMPSLTGLTDQLAAETGITRVESGANLILWEPYDTSVFADRRFSVDTRLSWTSPIQTWLDLMQLKGRGQDAADDVYQRLIKPTFEQQSDNSTNRDIVA, encoded by the coding sequence GTGGCTCTCATCGCAAATCTACACATTCTCTTGCAGGAAATCCTTGAGACGGAAGCGCAGCTCAGCGGCGTCCATACTGTACCGGCTGCGCACTCGGATGGACATTCCTTTGATTTCCTGTTGACGGCCGAAACGCCAACAGGTTCAAGATACTCTTTTGCCATTGAAGAGCGACAGTCACTGACACCAAAGGCGGCAGAATCGCTTTTTCATCGCATGGCTGAACTTGCCCCGGATCTGGTTCCCCTGGTGTTTTGTCCCGTTATCACGCCACGTGTTGCCGACCTGGCTCGGGCCTCTGGCATTTCATGGTGCGACTCTGCGGGAAACTGCCGGATCCAGCAGACGGATCCGCCACTTCTGATTGTTCGTCAGGGATTCAAGCCTGTCGCTCAGGATATCTCCACCGGAATCGATCCATTTTCGGTGAAATCAAGTCGCATTGTCCGTGCTTTGCTTTCCTATCCTGAACGCGACTGGTCCGTACAAGAACTGGTTGATCATCCGGACGTTCAGGTCAGCCTGGGGCTTGTCTCGAAGGTTCGCAAGACTCTGACCAAAGATGCTTACATCGCCGACAACGTTCGAGGAACGCAAGTTCGCGATCCTGCCGGGCTGTTGAAGGCATGGTCAGTTGCCTATCGTGGGCCTTCATCGCGACACATGTACTTTGCCTTGGGCGAACCTGCAGAGATTGAGTTGCGGTTCCTGGAGTGGTGCCGTCAGAATAGTCTGACAGCGACGCTGTCTGGTTTCTCGGCTGCGTGGAAGATAGCTCCGATGGTCAAGACCCCGGTCGTCACGGCCTACGTGGATCCGATGCCTTCTCTGACGGGGCTCACCGATCAGCTTGCCGCTGAAACCGGAATCACTCGCGTGGAGAGCGGAGCCAATCTGATTCTTTGGGAACCGTATGACACTTCCGTGTTTGCGGACAGGCGTTTCTCCGTAGATACCCGTCTGTCGTGGACATCGCCAATCCAGACGTGGCTCGACTTGATGCAGCTCAAGGGGCGGGGACAAGATGCAGCGGACGATGTTTATCAACGGTTGATTAAACCCACTTTCGAACAGCAGTCGGACAACTCAACCAACAGGGACATCGTCGCATGA
- a CDS encoding DUF1559 domain-containing protein has product MVVIGVIGLLLAILLPALGSARESARRTSCMNNLRQAGAAVANFSEAYGAFPTGRQSGLSGPALLLPYLEHRELFELLIKGQRGGTPLISSLCCPSDPEIWANNSAGEGDSSYLFCNGTKFPTNPLLEGLNGFVSNGLKHTRPSDITDGLSNTVAMSERRSLPRDYQTDVPVDSPQAVQYLWWTDNRFHLPGQEDNAAQQAKSNRRTNSPRLWTTLCASYVPFVQYDHILPPNVPGSHNGPEDMDSTRYSYVSLVPASSLHKGGINSLFVDGSVRFHSSDVDLSVWRALGSRNGGETY; this is encoded by the coding sequence ATGGTCGTTATCGGAGTCATCGGCCTGCTTCTTGCAATTCTCCTACCAGCTCTTGGAAGCGCGAGAGAGTCGGCTCGGCGAACATCATGCATGAATAATTTGCGTCAGGCGGGGGCTGCCGTGGCGAATTTTTCAGAAGCCTACGGCGCATTTCCGACAGGTCGGCAAAGTGGCCTGTCAGGGCCGGCTCTCTTGCTGCCATACTTGGAGCACCGAGAATTGTTTGAGTTGCTTATCAAGGGACAACGTGGCGGGACACCCCTCATCTCATCATTATGTTGTCCATCAGATCCAGAGATTTGGGCGAATAATTCCGCTGGCGAAGGGGATAGCTCGTATCTCTTCTGTAACGGAACCAAATTCCCAACGAATCCCCTGCTGGAAGGATTGAACGGATTTGTTTCCAATGGATTAAAGCATACGCGCCCTTCAGATATCACGGATGGTCTTTCTAACACTGTTGCGATGTCAGAGCGCCGCTCCCTGCCGAGAGACTACCAAACGGACGTACCGGTAGACTCTCCTCAGGCCGTTCAATACCTCTGGTGGACCGACAATCGGTTCCATTTACCGGGGCAAGAAGACAATGCGGCCCAGCAGGCGAAATCAAACCGTCGAACCAATTCACCAAGACTGTGGACCACCCTTTGCGCTTCTTATGTGCCTTTCGTTCAGTATGACCATATCCTTCCACCAAACGTGCCTGGGTCTCACAATGGACCGGAAGACATGGACAGTACGAGATACAGTTACGTGAGTTTGGTACCTGCATCCAGCTTACACAAGGGCGGAATCAACTCCCTATTTGTAGACGGGAGCGTGCGGTTTCATTCATCGGATGTGGACTTAAGCGTTTGGCGGGCGCTTGGAAGTCGAAACGGTGGCGAGACATATTGA
- a CDS encoding c-type cytochrome produces MITSLFVVALWQLPVLVADEFPEAFNTDPADSNPPSPEEMVKLIDVPSGFNVTLFAGEPDVQQPICMDFDDRGRLWVAENYTYSGGPYETKLRDRVIILEDTDGDGKHDSRKVFWDKGFMLTSLTWGFGGLWVLHDGTLSFIPDRNGDDVPDGDPVVMLDGWSKDCGHNFVSGLIWGPDGWLYGRHGIVDTSYPGVPGTPKEERPFMNCGIWRYHPTKHMIEVVCHGTTNPWGLDYNEDGQFFMTNNVQGHLWHVIPGARYQRMYGQDFNPYSFELMDMTADHYHWDTTKKWNESRDGVANDLGGGHSHVGALIYQGDNFPKEYFGKIFMCNTHGRRINVNRLERQGSGYVGKSEPDFMLVKNPWFRGVDIKMGPEGAMYVADWSDNGECHDHDGIHRTSGRIYRIAYGTPKLSEAQRLTLTAGNRVEFLNPDWINRPDWFGRHARRVRQEMVSDGELSGQSLASSVSCETSLRLLFTEAFNGNTTKQIEAALNSTEPLVVAQAIQLAASTPERLTQHFATLDSLAIRQQEAPVLLSLVSILQRMSRLNRHSLAVRILGNHDNLQTIDTDTKLTQMTWYGIEPAVADGMSIRLLNGSGKLRELAIRRVACDLQSKPAVAMKALEFVAEGVAAEQPQTVASLLRAFRSGLAGLARVNPPKEWPTIEASLRKSTNSSVIRETDAIALLFGDGTAVAELRTLAGDSNQDYVARDQAIKSLAQARDRDSIPVFFNLLGDRAVYGTVITALANFDHSDTAKQLLNRMGGFKDGNRGLAIDTMASRRTWADELIAAVEAGRFDARELTAAQVRQLLTFNDEHIRSVLEARWGVVQETPEARKAAIEKWQKVLTSETLATPNLDNGAELFRKNCAACHKLFGEGQRIGPDLTGANRSNLEYLLMNIIDPSAVVPRQFTTSVVALKDGRVLTGVIVSETDQVLVIQTDKDQLTIARNDVEETRNTGKSLMPDGALDKLTPDEVRDLFGFLMLQP; encoded by the coding sequence ATGATAACGTCCCTATTTGTCGTTGCTCTTTGGCAATTGCCCGTTTTAGTCGCAGACGAATTCCCCGAAGCTTTCAATACCGATCCGGCCGATTCCAATCCACCATCACCTGAAGAGATGGTGAAGCTGATTGACGTGCCGTCTGGATTCAATGTAACTCTGTTCGCTGGCGAGCCCGATGTGCAGCAACCGATCTGCATGGACTTCGATGACAGGGGACGTCTCTGGGTTGCGGAGAATTACACCTACAGCGGTGGTCCCTACGAAACGAAACTTCGTGACCGAGTCATCATTCTGGAAGACACCGACGGTGACGGTAAACATGACTCTCGAAAGGTCTTCTGGGACAAGGGCTTCATGCTGACCAGTCTCACGTGGGGCTTTGGCGGTCTGTGGGTTCTTCACGATGGTACTCTGTCCTTCATTCCGGACAGGAATGGTGACGATGTGCCGGATGGCGATCCCGTTGTGATGCTGGACGGCTGGAGCAAGGACTGCGGTCACAATTTTGTGAGCGGCCTGATTTGGGGCCCTGATGGATGGCTCTACGGACGACACGGAATCGTCGACACGTCTTATCCCGGAGTCCCCGGAACACCGAAGGAAGAACGTCCCTTCATGAACTGCGGCATTTGGCGGTATCACCCGACGAAGCACATGATTGAAGTGGTCTGCCACGGCACAACCAATCCATGGGGACTGGACTACAACGAAGATGGTCAGTTCTTCATGACCAATAATGTTCAGGGACATCTCTGGCACGTCATTCCCGGCGCGCGATATCAACGCATGTATGGTCAGGACTTCAATCCCTACAGTTTTGAACTGATGGACATGACGGCCGACCACTATCACTGGGATACAACAAAGAAATGGAATGAAAGCCGCGACGGGGTTGCCAACGATCTGGGCGGCGGACACTCACACGTCGGCGCGTTGATCTATCAGGGTGACAACTTTCCGAAAGAGTATTTCGGGAAGATCTTCATGTGCAACACGCACGGACGCCGCATCAACGTGAATCGACTGGAACGTCAGGGCAGCGGCTACGTTGGAAAGAGCGAACCGGACTTCATGCTCGTGAAGAATCCCTGGTTCCGGGGCGTCGATATCAAGATGGGGCCGGAGGGTGCCATGTATGTCGCTGACTGGTCGGACAACGGAGAATGCCACGACCACGACGGAATTCACCGAACCAGCGGACGAATCTACCGAATTGCTTATGGGACTCCAAAACTGAGCGAGGCACAGAGACTAACCCTGACTGCCGGAAATCGCGTTGAATTCCTGAACCCTGACTGGATCAACAGGCCAGACTGGTTTGGACGGCACGCTCGCCGAGTTCGGCAGGAAATGGTTTCCGACGGTGAGCTCTCTGGTCAATCCCTTGCGTCAAGTGTCAGTTGCGAAACTTCGCTCCGCCTGTTGTTTACCGAAGCATTTAACGGCAACACCACAAAGCAAATCGAAGCAGCGTTGAACTCGACTGAACCTCTGGTTGTTGCACAGGCGATTCAGTTGGCAGCTTCGACACCGGAACGCCTGACCCAGCACTTTGCGACTCTGGATTCACTTGCAATTCGACAACAGGAAGCACCAGTCCTGCTGTCGTTGGTTTCCATCCTGCAAAGGATGTCTCGATTGAACCGCCATAGCCTGGCCGTTCGTATTCTCGGCAACCATGACAACCTGCAAACCATCGACACCGATACGAAACTCACGCAGATGACTTGGTACGGAATTGAACCGGCGGTCGCGGATGGAATGTCTATCCGACTCCTGAATGGGTCAGGAAAACTCAGGGAGCTGGCGATCCGCCGCGTTGCATGCGATTTGCAGTCGAAACCAGCTGTCGCTATGAAAGCACTCGAATTCGTCGCTGAAGGTGTGGCTGCCGAGCAACCGCAAACTGTGGCGAGCCTTCTGAGGGCGTTTCGATCCGGTCTGGCAGGTCTTGCTCGAGTCAATCCCCCCAAAGAATGGCCGACAATTGAAGCATCACTCCGCAAGTCGACAAATTCCAGTGTCATCCGTGAAACGGATGCGATCGCCCTGCTGTTCGGTGACGGAACGGCCGTCGCTGAGTTGCGCACGCTGGCGGGCGACAGTAATCAGGACTACGTCGCTCGTGATCAGGCTATTAAGTCTCTGGCTCAGGCCAGGGACAGAGATTCGATTCCCGTTTTCTTCAATCTGTTGGGGGATCGGGCAGTCTACGGCACTGTTATCACAGCATTGGCCAACTTCGACCATTCCGACACAGCAAAGCAACTCCTGAATCGCATGGGAGGATTCAAGGACGGTAATCGCGGGCTCGCGATTGACACGATGGCCAGCCGCAGGACATGGGCCGATGAACTGATTGCTGCTGTGGAAGCAGGACGCTTCGATGCCAGAGAGTTGACGGCTGCTCAGGTGCGGCAGCTTTTAACATTCAACGACGAACATATTCGCAGTGTTCTCGAAGCCCGCTGGGGTGTCGTTCAGGAAACACCGGAAGCCCGCAAAGCGGCGATCGAAAAGTGGCAGAAGGTGTTGACAAGTGAGACTCTCGCAACGCCAAATCTGGATAACGGCGCGGAACTCTTCAGGAAGAACTGCGCCGCATGTCACAAGCTCTTCGGTGAAGGGCAGAGAATCGGACCTGACCTGACCGGCGCCAACCGCAGCAATCTTGAATATCTTCTGATGAACATTATTGATCCGAGTGCCGTTGTCCCCAGACAATTCACAACGTCCGTGGTCGCATTAAAGGACGGTCGCGTGCTGACCGGCGTTATTGTATCTGAAACCGATCAGGTCCTGGTGATCCAGACGGACAAAGACCAGCTGACAATCGCGCGAAATGATGTCGAGGAAACCCGGAATACGGGTAAATCCCTGATGCCCGACGGAGCCCTCGACAAACTCACACCGGATGAAGTCCGCGACCTTTTCGGCTTCCTCATGTTGCAGCCATAG
- a CDS encoding DUF1559 domain-containing protein, whose amino-acid sequence MTPAGFHCPSDPAPARWQNSYPSTAGTWAGIRQDDGMFRYAHAAYVGYRLGPVRVQDVKDGLSNTVAVSEWLHRWEDERARRTVDTYRRLIWKLPKLFGRGADIDSLADVCRQVPPVNPERYGWQNNGGLSHEWFTGGVTVSSYVHVMPPNTASCEAVTLGIGSILATAGSYHRMGVNGLFADGHVQFISDAIDLNVWRAMGTRDNGDVVSF is encoded by the coding sequence ATGACGCCTGCTGGATTTCACTGCCCCTCAGACCCAGCTCCCGCTCGCTGGCAAAACAGCTACCCCAGCACTGCGGGGACATGGGCGGGGATTCGTCAGGACGATGGCATGTTTCGCTATGCCCACGCCGCGTACGTGGGATACCGGCTGGGCCCGGTGCGCGTGCAGGATGTGAAGGATGGTTTGTCAAACACAGTGGCCGTCAGTGAATGGCTCCACAGGTGGGAAGATGAGCGAGCCAGGCGCACAGTCGATACGTACCGTCGATTGATATGGAAGTTGCCAAAGCTGTTTGGTCGCGGTGCAGACATTGATTCGTTGGCAGACGTATGCCGACAAGTCCCCCCGGTCAATCCGGAGCGGTACGGATGGCAAAACAATGGAGGGTTGTCTCACGAATGGTTTACGGGCGGAGTCACCGTTTCATCATACGTCCACGTGATGCCCCCGAACACAGCCAGTTGTGAAGCGGTCACGCTGGGGATTGGCAGCATTCTGGCAACAGCCGGGAGCTATCATCGGATGGGAGTGAATGGCTTGTTTGCTGATGGACACGTGCAGTTCATCAGTGATGCCATCGATCTGAACGTTTGGCGAGCCATGGGGACTCGCGACAATGGAGATGTGGTAAGTTTTTAA
- a CDS encoding GxxExxY protein → MNDELERIATDVVDSAMKLHMALGPGLLESVYTVLLEHKLKERGYQVEREKAISVEFEGVRFEIGFRADLVVNGCFLVEVKSVEKLAPVHGKQLLTYLKLTHCRLGLLINFGEELLKNGIKRVVN, encoded by the coding sequence ATGAACGACGAACTGGAACGGATTGCCACTGACGTTGTGGATTCCGCCATGAAGCTCCACATGGCATTGGGGCCGGGGCTGCTCGAATCGGTCTACACGGTCCTGCTTGAGCACAAACTGAAGGAACGCGGCTATCAGGTCGAGCGTGAAAAAGCGATTTCTGTCGAATTCGAAGGGGTGCGGTTTGAGATCGGATTTCGTGCAGACCTGGTCGTCAATGGTTGCTTCCTTGTCGAGGTGAAGTCAGTCGAGAAACTCGCCCCGGTTCATGGAAAGCAACTGCTGACCTACCTGAAACTCACCCACTGCCGGCTGGGATTGCTGATCAACTTTGGCGAAGAATTGCTGAAGAACGGCATCAAACGCGTCGTGAATTGA
- a CDS encoding DEAD/DEAH box helicase, with the protein MIGESLASATSDSKPKTTQIDLTPRAGVAQTGFNPALTRLPCPDAHPVALIEKPQFVPSWKPRRIPIKCIGLTLPEGVEFIPPKEAKTTVADGHELKTIQPPVHAAQEEPSEVADKSPRKLTRIKPPPNALSLQDRLFYLLQPPLETWLAGQELIMPFEPFAYQYEGIAWLFARHSALLADEMGLGKTMQTITGIRLLLRSGQVRRILLVCPKPLIPNWQREFKTWAEELPIVTIEGSGARRKMLWTMPGVPILICNYEAMTRDLAEMTPEEAPKFDLLVLDEAQRIKNRDSRTAETARAIKRRRSWALTGTPIENRPEELGALFEFMEVIPPRSSPDLRQLSKLASEHILRRTKDLVMKDMPPRIDRDAELDLTEAQQYAYKTAEKEGVIQLNDLGDSITVQHVFELVMRLKQITNYDPLTNESAKLERLVADMEEISASGGKAILFSQWTKTIDWLEPQLRQFGPLVYHGGVPTAKREPILAEFKNNPDKHILLMSYGTGAVGLNLQFAHYVFLYDRWWNPAIEDQAINRAHRIGVTSPVIVTRFICRNTIEERIDRVLREKRELFMAVLGDGDNENVSLSLNASEIFGLFDLKARHKDGGARSIGPARPDAA; encoded by the coding sequence ATGATCGGTGAATCCCTTGCCAGCGCGACTTCTGACAGCAAACCGAAGACGACACAAATTGACCTCACACCTCGGGCTGGTGTGGCTCAGACAGGATTTAATCCGGCTCTGACGCGGCTGCCCTGCCCTGATGCTCATCCCGTGGCACTCATAGAAAAGCCACAGTTTGTGCCTTCATGGAAACCAAGACGCATTCCGATCAAATGCATTGGCCTGACTCTGCCGGAAGGTGTTGAATTCATTCCGCCGAAGGAGGCCAAAACCACAGTTGCCGATGGTCACGAGCTGAAGACGATTCAGCCACCGGTACACGCCGCTCAGGAAGAGCCTTCGGAAGTGGCTGACAAGTCACCTCGCAAACTGACTCGTATCAAGCCGCCTCCCAACGCACTGTCGCTGCAGGATCGACTTTTTTATCTGCTTCAGCCACCGCTGGAAACCTGGCTGGCCGGGCAGGAACTGATCATGCCGTTTGAGCCGTTTGCCTATCAGTACGAAGGCATCGCCTGGCTCTTTGCGCGGCACTCGGCACTTCTGGCCGACGAAATGGGTCTGGGCAAGACAATGCAGACGATCACGGGGATACGTCTGCTTCTGCGGAGTGGTCAGGTCCGGCGCATCCTGCTGGTGTGCCCGAAGCCGCTGATTCCCAACTGGCAGCGCGAATTCAAAACATGGGCGGAAGAGCTTCCTATCGTCACGATTGAAGGCAGTGGGGCTCGCCGCAAAATGCTCTGGACCATGCCGGGCGTACCAATTCTGATCTGCAACTACGAAGCGATGACGCGCGATCTCGCCGAGATGACGCCGGAGGAAGCACCAAAGTTCGATCTGCTGGTTCTGGACGAAGCCCAGCGAATCAAGAATCGCGATTCGAGAACTGCAGAAACGGCCCGCGCGATAAAACGTCGCCGAAGCTGGGCATTGACTGGTACCCCAATCGAAAATCGTCCGGAAGAGCTTGGGGCGTTGTTCGAATTTATGGAAGTCATTCCTCCCCGTTCATCGCCGGACCTGCGACAGCTATCCAAACTGGCCAGCGAACATATCCTGCGCCGAACGAAAGATCTGGTGATGAAGGATATGCCTCCGCGAATTGATCGCGATGCCGAGCTGGATCTGACCGAGGCTCAGCAGTATGCCTACAAGACAGCGGAAAAAGAAGGTGTTATTCAGCTCAATGATCTCGGCGATTCCATCACTGTCCAGCATGTTTTTGAACTGGTGATGCGGCTGAAGCAGATCACCAACTATGATCCGCTGACGAATGAAAGCGCCAAACTGGAACGGCTTGTGGCGGACATGGAGGAGATCAGCGCGAGTGGAGGCAAGGCTATCCTTTTCAGCCAGTGGACGAAGACGATCGACTGGCTGGAACCACAGCTGCGACAGTTCGGTCCGCTGGTCTATCATGGCGGAGTCCCCACAGCGAAACGCGAGCCTATTCTGGCAGAGTTTAAGAATAATCCCGACAAGCACATTCTTCTGATGAGCTATGGCACCGGCGCCGTGGGACTGAATCTGCAGTTTGCACACTACGTATTTCTTTATGACCGGTGGTGGAATCCTGCCATTGAAGATCAGGCCATCAATCGAGCTCACCGCATCGGCGTGACCAGCCCGGTCATCGTGACTCGATTCATCTGCCGGAACACGATCGAAGAACGCATTGATCGAGTGCTCCGTGAGAAGCGTGAATTGTTTATGGCGGTTCTGGGGGATGGTGACAACGAAAACGTGTCGCTGAGTCTGAACGCTTCAGAAATCTTTGGTCTCTTCGACCTCAAAGCCCGCCACAAGGACGGCGGAGCACGTTCCATCGGCCCGGCCCGGCCTGACGCGGCCTGA